The Sphingomonas alpina genome has a segment encoding these proteins:
- a CDS encoding oxidoreductase: MTRTWLVTGSSRGFGRALCEAILDAGDNLLATARDPAQLARLGDGRPGRLATARLDVTSEDDAAAAVAAAIAEFGTLDVLVNNAGYGDVGSVEDTSINSFRRQIATNLFGTIIMTKAVIPHMRQRRSGHIVQFSSVGGRVGAPGRAPYSAAKWGVEGFSEVLAQEMRLVGVRVTIVEPGGFRTDFAGASTTLDAGRAEYDAVVGNAARMQAAYHGRQPGDPHRGAKAILEIVAAEASPLRLPLGSDAVAAIERSDEARLDELNRWRALSISTDFPQG, translated from the coding sequence ATGACTAGAACCTGGCTGGTGACCGGCAGTTCGCGCGGCTTCGGACGTGCGCTGTGCGAGGCGATTCTCGATGCGGGCGACAACCTGCTGGCGACGGCGCGCGACCCGGCCCAACTCGCCCGGCTCGGTGACGGTCGCCCGGGCAGGCTCGCCACCGCGCGGCTGGATGTCACATCCGAGGATGATGCCGCAGCCGCGGTGGCCGCCGCGATCGCCGAGTTCGGCACGCTGGACGTACTGGTCAACAACGCGGGCTATGGTGACGTCGGTTCGGTCGAGGACACGTCGATCAATTCGTTCCGTCGCCAGATCGCCACCAACCTGTTCGGCACGATCATCATGACCAAGGCGGTGATCCCGCACATGCGGCAGCGGCGCAGCGGCCACATCGTCCAGTTCTCCTCAGTTGGCGGCCGCGTCGGCGCTCCAGGGCGCGCGCCCTATTCGGCGGCGAAATGGGGCGTCGAGGGTTTCTCGGAAGTGCTCGCGCAGGAGATGCGACTGGTCGGCGTTCGGGTGACGATCGTCGAACCCGGCGGCTTCCGCACCGATTTCGCCGGCGCCTCGACGACGCTCGACGCTGGCCGCGCCGAGTATGACGCGGTCGTCGGCAATGCCGCGCGGATGCAGGCCGCCTATCACGGCAGGCAGCCTGGCGATCCGCATCGCGGTGCAAAAGCAATCCTCGAAATCGTTGCGGCCGAAGCATCACCGCTTCGTCTCCCCCTCGGAAGTGACGCAGTCGCGGCAATCGAGCGCAGCGACGAGGCCCGGCTCGACGAGCTGAACCGCTGGCGCGCGCTCAGCATTTCGACCGATTTTCCGCAAGGATAG
- a CDS encoding epoxide hydrolase family protein codes for MFADIRASRRQFVAGTAIAAAASAIPARLLAETSSSRAIRPFKVAVPTAEIQAMQRRIAGTRWADAQPVPDDSQGVRRQTLETLMRYWARGYDWRGIEARLNALPMFMTEIDSLDIHFIHVRSRHENAMPMILTHGWPGSVLEFLKVIDPLTDPTAHGGKAEDAFHLVIPSIPGFGFSAKPTTPGWGSDHIGRAWGLLMHRLGYDRYVSQGGDCGSVISQRMALQHVPGLLGIHLNMPAVVPADVARILAAGDPAPADLSAKERRAFDQLEAFYRDNAAYAAMMNTRPQTIGYSLVDSPVGMAAWMYEKIAQWTDSGGEPERVLGRDAILDDISLYWLTGTGASAARIYWEDHSNNFNARGIIDMPVAVSVFPGEIFRAPRTWAERCYKNLFYFNEAGKGGHFAAWEQPKAFTEEVRAAFRTLR; via the coding sequence ATGTTCGCCGATATCAGGGCGTCGCGCCGCCAGTTCGTGGCCGGCACCGCGATCGCCGCCGCCGCGAGTGCCATTCCAGCCCGCCTGTTGGCCGAGACGAGCAGCAGCCGTGCGATCCGCCCGTTCAAGGTCGCTGTGCCCACAGCAGAAATCCAGGCGATGCAGCGCCGGATCGCCGGCACGCGCTGGGCGGACGCGCAGCCGGTACCCGATGACAGCCAGGGGGTACGGCGGCAAACGCTCGAGACGCTGATGCGGTATTGGGCGCGCGGTTATGACTGGCGCGGGATCGAGGCCAGGCTCAACGCGTTGCCGATGTTCATGACCGAGATCGACAGTCTCGACATTCATTTCATCCATGTTCGCTCGCGGCACGAAAATGCCATGCCGATGATCCTGACCCATGGCTGGCCGGGCTCTGTCCTCGAGTTCCTCAAGGTCATCGATCCGCTCACCGATCCGACTGCGCATGGCGGGAAGGCGGAAGATGCGTTTCACCTGGTGATCCCCTCGATTCCGGGTTTCGGATTCTCTGCCAAGCCGACAACGCCCGGCTGGGGCTCGGACCATATCGGCCGTGCCTGGGGCCTGCTCATGCACCGCCTTGGCTACGACCGCTATGTCAGCCAGGGCGGAGACTGCGGCTCGGTCATCTCCCAGCGCATGGCGCTTCAGCATGTACCCGGCCTGCTCGGCATCCACCTCAACATGCCCGCGGTTGTCCCTGCGGACGTCGCCAGAATCCTCGCCGCCGGCGACCCCGCCCCGGCAGACCTTTCAGCAAAGGAGCGCCGTGCATTCGATCAGCTGGAAGCCTTTTACCGCGACAATGCCGCCTATGCCGCGATGATGAATACGCGGCCCCAGACCATTGGCTATTCGCTCGTCGACTCCCCGGTCGGCATGGCGGCCTGGATGTACGAGAAAATCGCGCAATGGACCGACAGCGGCGGCGAGCCCGAACGGGTTCTCGGCCGTGATGCGATCCTCGACGATATCTCGCTTTACTGGCTGACCGGGACAGGCGCGTCCGCCGCGCGGATCTATTGGGAGGATCATTCCAACAATTTCAACGCGCGCGGTATCATCGACATGCCGGTCGCGGTGAGCGTGTTCCCAGGCGAGATCTTTCGCGCGCCCCGAACCTGGGCGGAGCGTTGCTACAAGAATCTCTTCTACTTCAACGAGGCGGGCAAAGGCGGCCATTTCGCCGCCTGGGAACAGCCCAAAGCTTTTACCGAGGAAGTGCGCGCCGCTTTCCGCACGCTGCGCTGA
- a CDS encoding alpha/beta fold hydrolase, translated as MNRLLAGGLLLVASALAAPALAQTAKPTVVLVHGAFADSSSWNGVIAVLERDGYSVVAAPNPLRGVRADADVVSDLVKSIKGPVVLVGHSYGGSVISEAAEGASNVRALVYVAAFAPDTGETALGLTGKFPGSTLAPTLAPPVRLTNGGNDLYILQARFHDQFAADLPLAEARLMAAGQRPVAEAALGEASTAPAWKHIPSWFVYGDKDRNIPPVALKFMADRAQSRGTLVVKGASHVVMVSNAAAVAGLIEKAAAAAR; from the coding sequence ATGAATAGACTGCTCGCCGGCGGGCTGCTGCTCGTCGCCTCTGCACTCGCCGCACCGGCACTGGCCCAGACCGCCAAGCCGACGGTCGTGCTTGTCCATGGCGCATTTGCGGACTCGTCGAGCTGGAACGGCGTGATCGCAGTTCTTGAGCGCGACGGCTACTCCGTCGTTGCGGCGCCCAATCCGTTGCGCGGCGTGCGCGCCGACGCCGATGTCGTCAGCGACCTCGTGAAGAGCATAAAGGGCCCGGTCGTCCTGGTCGGCCATAGCTATGGCGGCTCGGTGATCAGTGAGGCAGCCGAAGGCGCGTCGAACGTCAGGGCACTGGTCTATGTCGCGGCCTTTGCGCCGGACACAGGCGAGACGGCGCTGGGGCTTACTGGCAAGTTCCCCGGCAGCACGCTTGCGCCGACCCTGGCCCCGCCGGTCAGGCTCACGAACGGCGGCAACGATCTCTACATCCTTCAGGCGCGCTTCCATGATCAGTTCGCGGCGGACCTGCCCTTGGCGGAGGCGCGGCTGATGGCCGCGGGCCAGCGCCCGGTCGCCGAGGCGGCGCTGGGCGAGGCTTCGACCGCGCCGGCCTGGAAGCACATCCCGTCCTGGTTCGTCTATGGCGACAAGGATCGCAACATCCCGCCTGTCGCCCTCAAGTTCATGGCGGATCGGGCCCAGTCGCGGGGGACGCTCGTGGTCAAGGGCGCGTCGCACGTGGTGATGGTGTCGAACGCGGCCGCGGTGGCTGGCCTGATCGAAAAGGCTGCCGCCGCCGCCCGATGA
- a CDS encoding redoxin family protein: MIQKRSIGFAAAAIIAGAATTAICFGDALGLARSAATDSEATAAAPIGTTSHPIEVLQGKPWLVPVADGTKALGGKVVVVNFWTYSCINSLRALPYLRAWNARYGTKGLQVIGVHAPEFAFEKDPARVRLAMNQLDVRYPNLRDNDYAVWRAFANQGWPGFYFIDATGKVRGYQLGEGKYDEAEQLIRKLLTETGADVSDIPLIPVEAGGIEAQADWADLRSPEAYIGYDKAANFTSPGGFGKDTARTYASAATLSLNQWDLAGRWSVGGEHATLNGGPGAIRFRFHARDVHLVLGGAADGRPVRFRVTIDGRAPGSNHGTDVDAAGWGEVKEDRLYQLVRQPGAIADRTVTVEFSRPGVRAYVFTFG; this comes from the coding sequence ATGATCCAGAAACGCTCCATCGGCTTTGCGGCCGCTGCCATCATCGCCGGGGCCGCAACCACCGCAATCTGCTTTGGCGACGCGCTCGGTCTCGCACGGTCTGCGGCCACCGACAGCGAAGCGACGGCCGCCGCGCCCATCGGCACTACCTCGCACCCGATCGAGGTGCTGCAGGGCAAGCCCTGGCTCGTGCCCGTTGCGGATGGCACCAAGGCGCTCGGCGGCAAGGTCGTTGTGGTCAATTTCTGGACCTATTCCTGCATCAACTCGCTGCGCGCCCTTCCCTATCTGCGCGCCTGGAACGCACGCTACGGGACCAAGGGTCTACAGGTGATCGGCGTCCACGCGCCGGAGTTCGCTTTCGAGAAGGATCCAGCGAGGGTCCGCCTCGCCATGAACCAGCTTGATGTCCGCTATCCGAACCTTCGGGACAATGACTATGCCGTGTGGCGCGCATTCGCCAACCAGGGATGGCCCGGATTCTACTTCATCGATGCGACGGGCAAGGTTCGCGGCTATCAGCTGGGCGAGGGCAAATATGACGAAGCCGAGCAGCTGATCCGCAAGCTGCTGACGGAGACGGGTGCCGATGTCTCCGACATTCCCCTCATCCCGGTCGAGGCCGGGGGCATTGAGGCACAGGCCGATTGGGCCGACCTCCGTTCGCCCGAAGCCTATATCGGCTATGACAAGGCCGCTAACTTTACCTCTCCAGGCGGTTTCGGGAAGGATACGGCGCGAACCTATGCCAGCGCCGCCACGCTCTCGCTCAACCAATGGGATCTGGCAGGCCGCTGGAGCGTCGGCGGCGAGCATGCGACACTGAACGGCGGCCCCGGCGCGATCCGTTTCCGCTTCCATGCCCGGGACGTCCATCTTGTGCTTGGCGGGGCGGCCGATGGCCGGCCGGTCCGATTCCGCGTGACGATCGATGGCCGGGCGCCCGGGAGCAATCACGGCACTGACGTCGACGCTGCCGGTTGGGGCGAGGTGAAGGAGGACCGGCTATATCAGCTCGTCCGCCAGCCCGGCGCGATCGCCGACCGCACCGTCACGGTCGAGTTCTCGCGCCCGGGCGTGCGCGCTTATGTCTTCACCTTCGGCTGA
- a CDS encoding organic hydroperoxide resistance protein → MSDTKTLYSAHVHVTGGRDGVARASDGRLDVKLATPGGTGPGTNPEQLFAAGWSACFEGAMAIAAKAKGVILPADLAIDATVDLRHGEDGYSLAARLNVSVPGVDAEMARQLIEAAHRTCPYSKAIKGNIDAVVALV, encoded by the coding sequence ATGTCCGACACCAAGACTCTTTATAGTGCGCACGTGCATGTGACTGGCGGCCGCGACGGCGTTGCACGCGCTTCGGACGGCCGCCTCGACGTCAAGCTTGCCACCCCTGGCGGCACCGGCCCCGGCACCAACCCCGAGCAGTTGTTCGCCGCCGGCTGGTCCGCCTGTTTCGAAGGCGCAATGGCGATCGCGGCCAAGGCCAAAGGCGTTATTCTGCCGGCCGACCTCGCGATCGATGCCACGGTCGATCTGCGGCACGGCGAGGACGGCTATTCGCTCGCCGCCCGGCTGAACGTGAGCGTTCCCGGCGTGGATGCGGAAATGGCCCGCCAGCTGATCGAGGCCGCGCATCGTACCTGCCCGTACTCGAAGGCGATCAAGGGCAATATCGACGCGGTCGTCGCGCTTGTCTGA
- a CDS encoding TetR/AcrR family transcriptional regulator has translation MIVPAYYLSDMARPKQFDVETAVEAAVEVFREHGYEGTSAQRLVDGMGIGRQSLYDTFGDKWGIYRAAVQHYSQNEVRTHAETLASRERAIDGIRAMLDRVVAEASKSCLGLSATVEFGCTKPELVKLREASSGTLNKAVKDALALAQAQGDVAVDLDLDSLSTFVIATISSIRLAARAGAGREQVAALGDLALRALR, from the coding sequence ATGATCGTTCCAGCATATTATCTGAGCGATATGGCACGACCCAAGCAATTCGACGTCGAGACGGCCGTGGAGGCTGCGGTGGAGGTGTTCCGCGAGCATGGCTATGAAGGCACCTCGGCGCAGAGGCTCGTCGATGGGATGGGGATCGGCCGGCAGAGCTTGTACGACACGTTCGGCGACAAATGGGGCATTTACCGAGCGGCGGTGCAGCACTATTCGCAAAATGAAGTGCGCACGCATGCCGAGACGCTGGCGAGCCGTGAACGTGCCATCGACGGCATCCGCGCGATGCTCGACCGGGTGGTAGCGGAGGCAAGCAAGTCGTGCCTCGGCCTGAGCGCCACCGTCGAGTTCGGCTGCACCAAGCCCGAACTCGTGAAGCTTCGTGAGGCTTCTAGCGGGACGCTTAACAAGGCCGTGAAGGATGCCCTAGCCCTTGCTCAGGCGCAAGGCGATGTCGCCGTCGATCTCGATCTCGACAGCCTTTCGACCTTTGTCATCGCGACGATTTCCAGCATCCGCCTCGCTGCGCGGGCTGGCGCAGGTCGGGAGCAGGTCGCCGCTCTTGGGGATCTCGCGTTGCGCGCCCTGCGCTGA
- a CDS encoding ATP-binding protein produces MADLDQQAGAPICFGPFRLSPGERLLTRDGEPVEIGGRSFDLLVVLTEQPGRVYSKRDLLKRVWSDVVVEDGSLRFHMASLRKLLGDGIDGARYIATQVGVGYAFVAPVERQGDTPLRRLVEENARAPASSTNLPARLAHLIGRERDIAFLVERVVDTPLFSIVGAAGVGKTSLAVEVGHRLTAAFEDQVAFVDFGMLENEAVVPSMIAGAMGIAVQSGDPLAVILGHLRERPYLLILDNCEHVIEPVASIVERIVEDAPLARVLTTSREPLRVRAEHVLRLDALGYPEELAGLTLDQILSYPAVQLLCERATAADSALVIDEEAARLIAEMCQRLGGMALPIELAATRVATHGVAAAARQLGERLSLAWPGRRTAQPRQQTLRAMLDWSYDLLSDAERTVFERVSVFVGPFSIDAAVEVAADVGIGSDEVAIALDELTSKSLIAPDRTRRTVSYRLLDMTRAYGREKLLARGPAEQNAVARRHAAFFLAELEVAEQDDGWLQDTKPLRQQLGNIRSALDWSFAHGSERGIAVRLAAASAPVFLTLSHMIECRSWCARALAEIDEPERGTALELELQAALGITLMFTRGNSEAAGQALDRALEIATSLDDKWNQLRLLGRLHIFHERIGEYEAALRHAERAVEISDILGVPEAIGIAYSLSGISHHLRGDQKRARRELELSLQKSPPSTRSRTIHYGFDHRNRSGIALARTLWLTGHSEQAGHLARQTVREAAALAHSVTHCIALIWSLSVFLWMEDIATAERDLATFTECAELNALGPYVAAAAGFRGELAIQRGHAGDALLALEESLARLRAAHYELLTTPFSIALARGLILSARLDEAQELIAATLARCNTNGERFAVPELLRLRAQLLRLSGQDASESLAVLDEALTLSREQGARAWEMRIAVDLAETLDAGQRRQEAVALLGTVCSESSSDDAAAQRARRLLESLLSQGGAAGTV; encoded by the coding sequence GTGGCAGATTTGGATCAGCAGGCTGGCGCGCCCATATGCTTCGGGCCGTTCCGCCTGTCGCCGGGCGAGCGCCTGTTGACCAGGGACGGCGAACCTGTCGAGATCGGCGGCCGTTCCTTCGATCTGCTTGTGGTGCTGACCGAGCAGCCTGGCCGGGTCTACTCCAAGCGTGATCTTCTCAAGCGCGTCTGGTCCGATGTCGTCGTCGAGGACGGCAGTCTCCGCTTCCACATGGCCAGCCTGCGCAAGCTGCTCGGCGACGGCATCGACGGTGCGCGCTATATCGCGACCCAGGTCGGCGTCGGTTATGCCTTTGTCGCGCCGGTCGAGCGGCAAGGCGATACCCCCCTGCGCCGCCTGGTGGAAGAGAATGCCAGGGCGCCCGCGAGCAGCACCAATCTGCCCGCGCGCCTCGCCCATCTGATCGGGCGGGAACGCGACATCGCCTTTCTGGTGGAGCGCGTCGTCGATACACCGCTCTTTTCGATCGTCGGCGCGGCAGGCGTCGGCAAGACCTCGCTCGCGGTCGAGGTCGGCCACAGGCTCACCGCCGCATTCGAGGACCAGGTCGCTTTTGTCGATTTCGGCATGCTCGAAAACGAGGCGGTCGTGCCCTCGATGATCGCCGGCGCAATGGGGATCGCGGTCCAGAGCGGGGATCCGCTCGCGGTGATCCTCGGCCATTTGCGCGAACGGCCTTATCTGCTCATCCTCGACAATTGCGAGCATGTCATCGAGCCGGTCGCCAGCATCGTCGAACGGATCGTCGAGGATGCGCCCCTGGCGCGCGTACTCACCACCTCGCGCGAGCCGTTGCGCGTGCGCGCCGAGCATGTGCTGCGCCTCGATGCGCTGGGATATCCCGAGGAGCTGGCCGGGCTGACGCTTGACCAGATCCTTTCCTATCCCGCAGTGCAGCTGCTGTGCGAGCGCGCCACCGCCGCCGACAGCGCGCTCGTCATCGACGAGGAGGCAGCGCGCCTGATTGCCGAGATGTGCCAGCGTCTCGGAGGGATGGCGCTGCCGATCGAGCTGGCCGCGACGCGCGTGGCGACGCATGGCGTGGCCGCCGCCGCGCGCCAGTTGGGCGAGCGGCTCAGCCTTGCCTGGCCGGGGCGGCGCACCGCCCAGCCGCGGCAGCAGACGCTGCGGGCAATGCTCGATTGGAGCTACGATCTGCTCTCCGATGCCGAACGCACCGTGTTCGAACGCGTTTCGGTCTTTGTTGGCCCGTTCTCGATCGACGCTGCGGTGGAGGTAGCAGCGGATGTCGGCATCGGGTCGGACGAGGTCGCCATTGCCCTGGACGAACTCACCTCAAAATCGCTGATCGCTCCAGACCGTACACGCCGTACGGTCAGCTACCGGCTCCTCGATATGACCCGCGCCTATGGCCGGGAGAAGCTGCTCGCGCGCGGACCAGCCGAGCAGAATGCAGTTGCGCGCCGCCACGCCGCCTTCTTCCTCGCCGAGCTCGAAGTGGCGGAGCAGGACGATGGCTGGCTGCAGGACACGAAACCTCTGCGCCAGCAGCTCGGCAATATCCGCAGCGCGCTTGACTGGAGTTTCGCGCATGGCAGCGAGCGCGGGATCGCCGTGCGCCTGGCCGCGGCCAGCGCGCCGGTCTTCCTCACGCTTTCGCACATGATCGAATGCCGCTCGTGGTGCGCCCGCGCGCTCGCGGAGATCGACGAGCCGGAGCGCGGTACCGCGCTCGAGCTCGAGCTCCAGGCAGCACTCGGTATCACGCTGATGTTCACCAGGGGCAATAGCGAGGCAGCGGGACAGGCGCTTGACCGCGCGCTGGAGATCGCGACGAGCCTCGATGACAAATGGAACCAGCTGCGCCTGCTCGGCCGCCTTCACATCTTTCACGAGCGTATCGGCGAATATGAGGCCGCGCTGCGTCATGCCGAGCGAGCCGTGGAAATCTCCGATATCCTCGGCGTGCCCGAGGCGATCGGCATCGCTTATTCGCTGTCCGGTATCTCGCACCATCTGCGCGGCGACCAGAAGCGAGCGCGGCGCGAGCTCGAACTTTCCTTGCAAAAGAGCCCGCCTTCGACACGCAGCCGGACGATCCATTATGGCTTCGACCACCGAAACCGCTCCGGCATCGCGCTAGCGCGCACCTTGTGGCTCACTGGTCATTCCGAACAGGCCGGCCACCTCGCGCGGCAGACTGTCCGCGAGGCTGCGGCGCTCGCCCATTCCGTGACCCATTGCATCGCGCTGATCTGGTCGCTGTCCGTCTTTCTCTGGATGGAGGATATCGCCACGGCGGAAAGGGATCTTGCGACCTTTACCGAATGCGCGGAGCTTAACGCGCTGGGACCTTACGTCGCGGCCGCGGCAGGCTTTCGCGGTGAACTGGCGATCCAGCGCGGGCACGCCGGCGACGCGTTGCTTGCATTGGAGGAAAGCCTCGCCCGGCTACGCGCCGCACATTATGAGCTACTGACAACCCCATTCTCGATCGCGCTTGCGCGTGGCCTCATCCTGAGCGCGCGGCTGGATGAAGCGCAGGAACTCATCGCCGCCACGCTCGCCCGCTGCAACACGAATGGCGAACGGTTTGCGGTGCCGGAACTACTCCGGCTCAGGGCGCAGCTACTGCGATTGTCCGGCCAAGATGCGAGTGAGAGCCTCGCCGTCCTTGACGAAGCGCTCACGCTCAGCCGGGAACAGGGGGCTCGCGCCTGGGAAATGAGAATTGCCGTCGATCTCGCCGAAACTCTCGACGCCGGGCAAAGAAGGCAGGAAGCGGTCGCCTTGCTGGG
- a CDS encoding alpha/beta fold hydrolase, with protein sequence MPKLLPEPYASDRRGFLHGAAAIAAAVVGGASPVQATMTPRSAGSTSTPFGPVKQIDAGVLSIGYVEMGPAAGPAVLLFHGWPYDINAFAEVAPLLAERGYRVIVPHLRGYGTTIIRSGETPRNAQQAALAADGLALMDALAIDKAIVAGFDWGARTADIMAVLWPERCTALVSVSGYLIGSQAGNVKPLPPQAELQWWYQFYFATERGKAGYAANTKAFNKLIWELASPKWIFDAAIYDRSAASFVNPDHVAIVIHNYRWRLGLAQGEPHYDAIEARLAAAPPVTIPSITMEGDANGAPHPDPSQYRAKFTGPYEHRLISGGIGHNLPQEAPVAFAKAVLDVAKLSR encoded by the coding sequence ATGCCGAAGCTCTTGCCCGAACCGTATGCGTCCGATCGCCGCGGCTTCCTTCACGGCGCTGCCGCGATCGCCGCCGCAGTGGTGGGCGGCGCCAGTCCGGTGCAGGCAACCATGACGCCGCGCTCCGCGGGCTCGACCTCGACGCCCTTCGGGCCGGTAAAGCAAATCGATGCCGGCGTTCTCAGCATCGGCTATGTCGAGATGGGTCCGGCGGCCGGCCCAGCGGTACTGCTGTTCCATGGCTGGCCCTATGACATCAACGCCTTTGCCGAGGTCGCGCCCTTGCTCGCCGAGCGCGGCTATCGCGTGATCGTGCCGCATCTGCGCGGCTATGGCACCACCATCATCCGCTCGGGCGAAACACCGCGAAACGCGCAGCAGGCCGCCCTGGCGGCGGACGGACTCGCGCTGATGGACGCGCTCGCCATCGATAAGGCGATCGTCGCGGGGTTCGACTGGGGCGCCCGCACCGCGGACATCATGGCGGTGCTCTGGCCCGAGCGCTGTACCGCGCTCGTCTCGGTCAGCGGCTATCTGATCGGCAGCCAGGCAGGCAACGTCAAGCCGCTGCCGCCACAGGCCGAGCTGCAATGGTGGTATCAATTCTATTTCGCGACCGAGCGCGGCAAAGCTGGCTATGCCGCGAACACCAAGGCGTTCAACAAGCTGATTTGGGAATTGGCTTCGCCCAAATGGATTTTCGATGCTGCGATCTATGACCGTTCGGCTGCCTCGTTCGTCAATCCCGACCATGTCGCGATCGTAATCCACAATTATCGCTGGCGGCTGGGCCTCGCCCAAGGCGAACCGCACTATGATGCAATCGAGGCGAGGCTGGCCGCCGCACCGCCGGTGACGATCCCGTCGATCACCATGGAAGGCGACGCGAATGGCGCGCCCCATCCCGATCCCTCGCAATATCGCGCCAAGTTCACTGGACCCTATGAGCATCGGTTGATCAGCGGCGGTATCGGTCACAATCTGCCGCAAGAAGCGCCGGTTGCCTTTGCCAAGGCAGTGCTCGACGTGGCGAAGCTCTCGCGCTGA
- a CDS encoding MFS transporter, whose protein sequence is MITPTWYRHLDPNSRRAFRSTYAGFSVDAMNVQLYSFILPVLLTLWHFSPSAGGLLATVTLVASAAGGWLAGLLSDRLGRVRVLQVTILWMAVSTMLCGLAQNYEQLLIARMLQGFGFGAEWAVGAVLMGEIANAATRGRLVGTAQSAWAVGWGLAAAISLVAIAVLPPELGWRAAFFVSLPPVAAIFLVRTRLQESATFLASPGVDVWHRIFSSGMCGNTARGCLLAIGTHGGYWALATWWPTMLRLERGMSPAETATHMAVLVSGSLAGYMLGASLADRIGRRATLALFALGGIATVLVATELPVSASVLLALGVPLGVFAMGLYSAIGPVLNELYPTRLRGSGLGFCYNVGRGVAGFTPLGVGGSISAFGIAHSIGIYVSVAYVLVLIAAALLHETKGMDFMAAPAAA, encoded by the coding sequence ATGATCACTCCAACCTGGTACCGTCACCTCGACCCAAACAGCCGCCGCGCGTTCCGCAGTACCTATGCCGGATTCAGCGTCGATGCGATGAACGTCCAGCTCTATTCGTTTATCCTGCCGGTGCTGCTGACGCTTTGGCACTTCTCTCCTTCGGCCGGTGGATTGCTTGCGACCGTAACGCTCGTCGCGTCGGCCGCCGGCGGCTGGCTCGCGGGTTTGCTGTCAGATCGACTGGGCCGGGTGCGCGTTCTGCAGGTAACCATCCTTTGGATGGCCGTTTCCACCATGCTATGCGGACTGGCGCAGAATTACGAGCAACTGCTCATTGCGCGAATGCTTCAGGGTTTCGGTTTTGGTGCCGAATGGGCGGTCGGCGCGGTGCTCATGGGTGAGATCGCCAACGCTGCGACGCGCGGCCGCCTGGTCGGGACCGCACAGAGCGCCTGGGCGGTCGGCTGGGGCCTCGCTGCTGCGATCTCTCTCGTCGCCATCGCCGTGCTGCCGCCCGAGCTCGGATGGCGTGCGGCCTTCTTCGTGAGTCTGCCGCCTGTCGCCGCGATCTTCCTGGTCCGCACGCGACTCCAGGAATCCGCCACGTTCCTGGCGAGCCCAGGTGTCGATGTCTGGCACCGGATTTTCTCGTCCGGTATGTGCGGCAACACCGCCCGCGGCTGCCTGCTCGCGATCGGTACGCATGGCGGCTATTGGGCGCTCGCGACCTGGTGGCCGACGATGCTGCGGCTCGAGCGCGGCATGAGCCCGGCCGAGACCGCAACGCACATGGCCGTCCTCGTCTCGGGGTCCCTCGCCGGCTATATGCTCGGCGCCTCGCTCGCCGACCGGATCGGGCGCCGTGCCACCCTCGCCCTGTTCGCGCTCGGCGGCATCGCCACCGTGCTGGTCGCTACCGAACTACCGGTTTCGGCTTCCGTACTGCTGGCGCTCGGCGTGCCGCTCGGTGTGTTTGCCATGGGGCTCTACAGCGCGATCGGGCCGGTGCTCAACGAACTCTATCCGACGCGGCTGCGCGGATCGGGCCTGGGCTTTTGCTATAATGTTGGCCGCGGCGTGGCCGGCTTCACGCCCCTTGGCGTGGGCGGTAGTATCTCAGCCTTCGGCATTGCCCATTCGATCGGCATCTACGTATCCGTCGCCTATGTGCTGGTGCTGATCGCAGCGGCATTGCTGCACGAGACGAAAGGCATGGATTTCATGGCTGCCCCGGCGGCAGCTTGA
- a CDS encoding cytochrome P460 family protein: MKRLSISSLAFAILSFGVSAVFAAQRPEDQRSPVYGVKLPEDYRDWTLISVAHEAGRNNDIRAILGNDIAVKAFRAGKRPFPDGSVIVRLAWQYQSSSRNDTVFPAPQSFVAGPPTNIQVSVKDSKRYAASGGWGYGQFENGMANQDTMLTQSCFACHVKLDALEKNADLVFTAYSQ; encoded by the coding sequence ATGAAGCGCCTTTCCATCTCCAGTCTTGCGTTCGCGATCTTGTCGTTCGGGGTATCGGCGGTCTTCGCCGCCCAACGCCCCGAGGATCAGCGCTCGCCGGTATATGGCGTGAAATTGCCCGAGGATTACCGCGACTGGACGCTGATCAGCGTCGCGCACGAAGCGGGCAGGAACAACGACATCCGCGCCATCCTGGGCAACGACATCGCAGTGAAGGCGTTTCGCGCGGGAAAGCGCCCCTTTCCCGACGGCTCGGTGATCGTGAGGCTTGCCTGGCAGTATCAATCATCGTCGCGCAACGACACGGTGTTTCCCGCACCGCAGTCCTTCGTCGCCGGCCCGCCAACCAACATCCAGGTCAGCGTGAAGGACTCGAAGCGCTACGCCGCGAGCGGCGGCTGGGGCTATGGGCAGTTCGAGAATGGTATGGCGAACCAGGATACGATGCTCACACAGTCCTGCTTCGCCTGCCACGTGAAGCTGGATGCGCTCGAGAAGAACGCGGATCTCGTTTTCACGGCCTATTCCCAATAG